In the genome of Candidatus Rokuibacteriota bacterium, one region contains:
- a CDS encoding branched-chain amino acid ABC transporter permease, protein MTARLAAAGVLLALLALPLGAGTLYSDFYLSLAIRVLAFVILLLGFDLLAGYGGLISFGHAMFFGSGAYAAALTLKHVTTSVWVALAVAIAVSALLALIVGFLSIRAREIYFVFLTFAFAQFAYHAVNSWEWAGAANGLPGIPPPSLWLTGRLPLDLDRRSVFYYFALAMAAAAFLVARRIAASAFGRVLVGIRENEERARFLGYDVTRCLRRAFLISGVFAGVGGALLASFQSFVAPTLYHWSVSGEVLLMALLGGMGTLVGPMAGAAFVIVLGDFLSSWLAERWLLVMGLIYAACVLFSPTGFAGIARRLGALRGSAETQRAP, encoded by the coding sequence GTGACCGCCCGGCTCGCCGCGGCCGGCGTGCTGCTGGCCCTCCTGGCACTCCCGCTCGGGGCGGGCACGCTCTACTCGGACTTCTACCTCTCGCTGGCGATCCGCGTCCTGGCCTTCGTGATCCTCCTGCTCGGCTTCGATCTCCTGGCGGGCTACGGCGGTTTGATCTCCTTCGGCCACGCGATGTTCTTCGGCTCAGGCGCCTACGCCGCCGCGCTCACGCTCAAGCATGTCACGACCTCCGTGTGGGTGGCGCTGGCCGTGGCCATCGCGGTGAGCGCCCTCCTCGCCCTCATCGTGGGCTTCCTCTCCATCCGGGCGCGGGAGATCTACTTCGTCTTCCTCACATTCGCCTTCGCCCAGTTCGCCTACCACGCGGTGAACTCCTGGGAGTGGGCGGGGGCGGCCAACGGCCTGCCCGGCATCCCGCCCCCGTCCCTCTGGCTGACGGGCCGGCTGCCATTGGACCTCGACCGCCGCAGCGTCTTCTACTACTTCGCGCTCGCCATGGCCGCGGCGGCGTTCCTCGTGGCACGCCGGATCGCGGCCTCCGCCTTCGGGCGCGTGCTGGTCGGCATCCGCGAGAACGAGGAGCGCGCCCGCTTCCTCGGCTACGACGTCACCCGCTGCCTCCGCCGCGCCTTCCTGATCTCCGGCGTCTTCGCCGGGGTGGGCGGGGCCCTGCTGGCTTCCTTCCAGAGCTTCGTCGCCCCAACGCTCTACCACTGGAGCGTGTCGGGCGAGGTGCTGCTCATGGCGCTGCTCGGCGGCATGGGCACGCTGGTAGGGCCCATGGCGGGCGCCGCCTTCGTCATCGTGCTGGGGGACTTCCTCTCCTCCTGGCTCGCGGAGCGCTGGCTCCTCGTCATGGGGCTGATCTACGCGGCCTGCGTGCTCTTCTCGCCGACCGGCTTCGCCGGCATCGCGCGGCGCCTGGGGGCCCTCCGTGGCTCTGCTGAGACTCAGCGGGCTCCGTAA
- a CDS encoding PilZ domain-containing protein yields the protein MDPLTCPRCRSPHVRRVGRDCAVERLLSAAYIYPFRCQICELRFKRLRWGERYVRVELDRRDFSRVAANIWAAVVWQGRQSQATVRDLSVAGCWLETDAPVPIGELVRLSLEPEDEAPIEVEVGEVRSAGAGRLGIRFVRVDPVHRERLCQTVADLLAASPPAAPPA from the coding sequence ATGGACCCGCTGACCTGCCCGAGGTGCCGGAGCCCGCATGTCCGCCGCGTGGGGCGCGACTGCGCCGTCGAGCGGCTCCTGAGCGCCGCCTACATCTACCCCTTTCGCTGCCAGATCTGCGAGCTGCGGTTCAAGCGCCTGCGCTGGGGTGAGCGCTACGTCCGTGTGGAGCTGGACCGCCGCGACTTCAGCCGGGTCGCAGCGAACATCTGGGCGGCCGTGGTGTGGCAGGGGCGCCAGAGCCAGGCCACGGTGCGCGACCTCTCGGTGGCCGGCTGCTGGCTCGAGACGGACGCGCCCGTGCCCATCGGCGAGCTGGTGCGCCTCAGCCTCGAGCCGGAGGACGAGGCGCCCATCGAGGTCGAGGTGGGCGAGGTCCGCTCCGCCGGGGCCGGGCGGCTCGGCATCAGGTTCGTCCGCGTGGACCCCGTCCACCGTGAGCGGCTCTGCCAGACCGTGGCGGACCTGCTCGCCGCCTCTCCGCCCGCCGCGCCACCGGCCTGA
- a CDS encoding ABC transporter ATP-binding protein, translating into MAPGPGPALALEGVNTYYGPSHILFDLGLTVGEGTVTCLLGRNGAGKTTAMRTIMGLTPPRSGAITFRGTRISGLRPWQIFRRGIKLVPQGRGIFPPLSVEENLRLALLRAEVPDPRAEIEKVFALFPVLAERRRQRGQTLSGGELQMLAIARALLGRTGLILMDEPTEGLAPLVVRAIQETLHRIKREGVTVLLAEQNARMALDVGDWHHIIDDGRIHFSGNSRSILGNEEIMTQYLGVSQR; encoded by the coding sequence ATGGCGCCGGGTCCCGGCCCCGCGCTGGCCCTCGAGGGCGTCAACACCTACTATGGCCCGAGCCACATCCTCTTCGACCTCGGGCTCACGGTGGGCGAGGGCACGGTGACCTGCCTCCTGGGACGGAACGGGGCGGGCAAGACCACCGCCATGCGGACCATCATGGGCCTCACCCCGCCCCGCTCCGGCGCCATCACCTTCCGGGGGACGCGCATCTCGGGCCTGCGCCCCTGGCAGATCTTCCGCCGGGGCATCAAGCTGGTCCCGCAGGGGCGCGGCATCTTCCCACCGCTCTCCGTGGAGGAGAACCTCCGCCTCGCGCTCCTCCGCGCCGAGGTGCCCGACCCCAGGGCCGAGATCGAGAAGGTCTTCGCCCTCTTCCCGGTGCTCGCCGAGCGGCGGCGCCAGCGGGGGCAGACCCTGTCAGGTGGGGAGCTGCAGATGCTGGCCATCGCCCGCGCGCTGCTGGGGCGCACCGGCCTCATCCTCATGGACGAGCCCACGGAGGGGCTGGCGCCGCTGGTGGTGCGCGCGATCCAGGAGACCCTCCACCGCATCAAGCGGGAAGGCGTGACGGTGCTGCTGGCCGAGCAGAACGCGCGCATGGCGCTGGACGTGGGGGACTGGCACCACATCATCGATGACGGGCGCATCCACTTCTCGGGCAACAGCCGCAGCATCCTCGGCAACGAGGAGATCATGACGCAGTACCTCGGCGTCTCCCAGCGCTGA
- a CDS encoding phosphomannomutase/phosphoglucomutase — MTGDINPFIFRAYDVRGKVGLDITPEVFEEVGRAYGTLIRRNGGRSIALGMDNRLSSPALKEGFARGCLGTGLDVVDIGVNHTPLLYFATAHWGLDGGATVTGSHNPVSDNGVKMVHPGAAPLTEEEIQGLLAAIRRQDFEQGAGRRTARDPREDYFGAIAAHVKLTRPLRVAVDAGNGIAGSFAPELLRRLGCEVTELYCESDGSFPNHLPDPEMEENMRDLVARVLETRADVGIAYDGDADRMGVVDERGRRHEADLILALLARDLLTRHPGAEIVFDVKSSQVLVDDIRAHGGRPVMWKTGHSHLKRKMREDKILLGGEVSGHMFFGENWYGVDDGILASCKFLELCSRSPRPVSSHFDTLPHLFATPELKAPCADAKKFDVVAELAREFKGRYETIDIDGVRILFREGWGLVRASNTNPYLTLRFEAKTERGLREMMATVYDALRRHPFVTLPA; from the coding sequence GTGACCGGCGACATCAACCCGTTCATCTTCCGCGCCTACGACGTGCGCGGGAAGGTCGGCCTGGATATCACGCCCGAGGTCTTCGAGGAGGTGGGGCGCGCCTACGGCACGCTCATCCGCCGCAACGGCGGCCGCAGCATCGCCCTCGGCATGGACAACCGGCTCTCTTCCCCCGCGCTCAAGGAGGGCTTCGCCCGGGGCTGCCTCGGCACAGGCCTCGACGTGGTGGACATCGGCGTCAACCACACGCCGCTCCTGTACTTCGCCACCGCCCACTGGGGGCTCGACGGCGGCGCCACGGTCACCGGCAGCCACAACCCGGTCTCGGACAACGGCGTCAAGATGGTCCACCCGGGGGCGGCACCGCTCACCGAGGAGGAGATCCAGGGGCTGCTCGCGGCCATCCGCCGCCAGGACTTCGAGCAGGGCGCCGGCCGGCGGACGGCGCGCGATCCCAGGGAGGACTACTTCGGCGCCATCGCCGCCCACGTGAAGCTGACGCGCCCGCTGCGCGTGGCGGTGGACGCGGGGAACGGCATCGCCGGCTCCTTCGCCCCCGAGCTGCTCCGGCGGCTCGGGTGCGAGGTGACCGAGCTCTACTGCGAGTCGGACGGCTCGTTCCCGAACCACCTGCCGGATCCCGAGATGGAGGAGAACATGCGGGATCTCGTCGCGCGCGTCCTCGAGACCCGGGCGGACGTGGGCATCGCCTACGACGGGGACGCCGACCGCATGGGCGTGGTGGACGAGCGCGGCCGACGCCACGAGGCCGACCTCATCCTGGCGTTGCTGGCGCGGGACCTCCTGACGCGGCACCCGGGGGCGGAGATCGTCTTCGACGTCAAGTCCTCCCAGGTTCTCGTGGACGACATCCGCGCGCACGGAGGCCGGCCCGTCATGTGGAAGACCGGCCACTCCCATCTCAAGCGGAAGATGCGCGAGGACAAGATCCTGCTCGGGGGCGAGGTCTCGGGCCACATGTTCTTCGGCGAGAACTGGTACGGCGTGGACGACGGAATCCTGGCCTCGTGCAAGTTCCTCGAGCTCTGCTCGCGGAGCCCGCGGCCCGTCTCCTCCCACTTCGACACGCTGCCGCATCTCTTCGCCACCCCCGAGCTCAAGGCGCCCTGTGCCGACGCGAAGAAGTTCGACGTCGTGGCGGAGCTGGCGCGGGAGTTCAAGGGGCGCTACGAGACGATCGACATCGACGGCGTGCGCATCCTCTTCCGCGAAGGCTGGGGACTCGTGCGGGCCTCCAACACCAACCCGTACCTCACCCTCCGGTTCGAGGCGAAGACCGAGCGGGGGCTCCGCGAGATGATGGCCACCGTCTACGACGCCCTCCGCCGCCACCCCTTCGTGACCCTGCCGGCCTGA
- a CDS encoding ABC transporter substrate-binding protein, with the protein MSKKAESQPSPVTRRAFLKTASGATAAAALAGPFPASVNVARAQSRPIKVGIVSAYSGVFSVVGKRSELAIRLAFEKSKYRDRVKFFIEDSQVKPDVAVQKAQRLVEREGVDVLVGPVAGHEGLAVSEYCKTKKKLMLLVYGGNVKIAGENCSRYTFMVGHTIWSVSAPVVPWVLETLGKDVFLIGSDYITGRDIVRWMDEGIKKGGGRIVGTTFPPLGNSEFAPYIAQIKNASPRPKVVTGFVGGSDLVALAKQFDEFGLKRDGIVMVQTIGGFSDVQARAMGEAGVGHYDIIHYSHWLTHKENQDFVADFKKFAPEELVDDAHAIGHDVGTCIVHGLDAAGGVPDNDNEKMIDAIGKRRWVGPRGECSFGPNHVIKHPLNIRQIQKVGNEYRSIPIKNLGAMGTPWDASGPGGACKL; encoded by the coding sequence ATGAGCAAGAAGGCCGAGAGCCAGCCCTCTCCCGTCACCCGCCGCGCCTTCCTCAAGACCGCCTCCGGTGCCACCGCGGCCGCTGCCCTGGCCGGGCCCTTCCCCGCGTCCGTCAACGTGGCCCGCGCCCAGAGCCGCCCGATCAAGGTCGGCATCGTGTCGGCCTATTCCGGCGTGTTCTCCGTGGTGGGCAAGCGCAGCGAGCTGGCCATTCGCCTTGCCTTCGAGAAGTCGAAGTACCGCGACCGCGTGAAGTTCTTCATCGAGGACAGCCAGGTCAAGCCGGACGTGGCCGTCCAGAAGGCCCAGCGGCTGGTGGAACGGGAGGGCGTGGACGTCCTGGTGGGCCCGGTGGCGGGGCACGAGGGGCTCGCCGTCTCGGAGTACTGCAAGACCAAGAAGAAGCTCATGCTCCTCGTCTACGGCGGCAACGTGAAGATCGCCGGCGAGAACTGCAGCCGTTACACGTTCATGGTGGGCCACACGATCTGGAGCGTGAGCGCGCCGGTGGTGCCGTGGGTCCTCGAGACGCTCGGGAAGGACGTCTTCCTGATCGGCTCGGACTACATCACCGGCCGGGACATCGTCCGCTGGATGGACGAGGGCATCAAGAAGGGCGGCGGGCGCATCGTCGGCACGACCTTCCCCCCGCTGGGCAACAGCGAGTTCGCCCCGTACATCGCCCAGATCAAGAACGCCAGCCCCCGGCCCAAGGTCGTCACCGGCTTCGTCGGCGGCAGCGACCTCGTGGCGCTCGCCAAGCAGTTCGACGAGTTCGGCCTCAAGCGCGACGGGATCGTCATGGTGCAGACCATCGGCGGCTTCTCCGACGTCCAGGCCCGGGCGATGGGCGAGGCGGGAGTCGGGCACTACGACATCATCCACTACTCGCACTGGCTGACCCACAAGGAGAACCAGGACTTCGTCGCCGACTTCAAGAAGTTCGCCCCGGAGGAGCTGGTGGATGACGCCCACGCCATCGGCCACGACGTGGGTACCTGCATCGTGCACGGGCTGGATGCGGCCGGCGGGGTCCCCGACAACGACAACGAGAAGATGATCGACGCCATCGGCAAGCGCCGGTGGGTGGGACCGCGGGGCGAGTGCTCCTTCGGCCCCAACCACGTGATCAAGCACCCGCTGAACATCCGCCAGATCCAGAAGGTCGGCAACGAGTACCGGTCCATCCCGATCAAGAACCTCGGCGCCATGGGGACCCCATGGGACGCCTCGGGGCCCGGAGGCGCCTGCAAGCTGTAG
- a CDS encoding carboxymuconolactone decarboxylase family protein, producing MDETLRETTKKTGQMLFHTLKGGVGFETWKKFDKGLAKELSLFFTGKLYSREVISQKQRELCAVASLTVLNRRAELRAHVHAALNVGATRQEVAEVIFQQVTYGGMPVVVEALEVCKAALEERGEWE from the coding sequence ATGGACGAGACGCTCAGGGAGACGACGAAGAAGACGGGGCAGATGCTCTTTCACACGCTCAAGGGAGGAGTGGGCTTCGAGACGTGGAAGAAGTTCGACAAGGGCCTCGCCAAGGAGCTCAGCCTGTTCTTCACCGGCAAGCTCTACAGCCGCGAGGTGATCTCGCAGAAGCAGCGGGAGCTCTGCGCGGTGGCCTCGCTCACCGTGCTGAACCGGCGGGCCGAGCTCCGCGCCCACGTCCACGCCGCGCTCAACGTGGGGGCCACGCGTCAGGAGGTGGCCGAGGTGATCTTCCAGCAGGTGACCTACGGTGGCATGCCCGTGGTCGTGGAGGCGCTGGAGGTTTGCAAGGCGGCGCTGGAGGAGCGCGGCGAGTGGGAGTGA
- a CDS encoding alpha/beta fold hydrolase, producing MTKQYVLVHGACHGAWCWDAVRALLRRRGHQVVTLDLPGHGRRAGEVRRASVESYARAVADAMAREGVGRGIVVGHSMGGIVIPKVAELCPGRVAHLVFLAAVVVPDGGNLAATNATAPARELLRGMVAGRGDGTFLYPAETAWARWMGDLSRDHPRALRALSLLTPQAIRPFVEPVDLRVFYAMRVPRTYIRCLADVAVPPDRAAGYAARLGVTPVDMTCAHNAMLSAPGELTRILERIEP from the coding sequence ATGACCAAGCAATACGTGCTCGTTCACGGCGCCTGCCACGGCGCCTGGTGCTGGGACGCCGTCCGGGCGCTGTTGCGTCGGCGGGGCCATCAGGTGGTGACGCTGGACCTGCCCGGCCACGGCCGACGCGCCGGCGAGGTCCGCCGGGCGAGCGTGGAGAGCTACGCGCGCGCCGTGGCCGACGCCATGGCGCGCGAGGGGGTCGGGCGGGGCATCGTGGTCGGCCACTCCATGGGGGGCATCGTGATCCCCAAGGTGGCCGAGCTCTGCCCGGGGCGTGTCGCGCACCTGGTGTTCCTGGCCGCGGTGGTGGTGCCCGATGGCGGCAATCTCGCGGCGACCAATGCCACGGCTCCGGCGCGCGAGCTGCTCCGCGGCATGGTGGCGGGGCGCGGCGACGGCACCTTTCTCTACCCGGCGGAGACGGCGTGGGCCCGCTGGATGGGGGACTTGTCCCGCGATCATCCTCGGGCGCTCCGGGCGCTGTCGCTCCTGACCCCGCAGGCCATCCGGCCCTTCGTGGAACCGGTGGACCTGCGCGTCTTCTACGCGATGCGGGTGCCCCGGACCTACATCCGCTGCCTGGCCGATGTGGCAGTGCCGCCCGATCGCGCCGCGGGCTACGCCGCACGCCTGGGTGTGACCCCGGTGGACATGACGTGCGCCCACAACGCCATGCTCTCGGCACCGGGGGAGCTCACGCGGATCCTCGAGCGGATCGAGCCCTGA
- a CDS encoding ABC transporter ATP-binding protein, whose translation MALLRLSGLRKAFGSLQVIEDLELTVEAGRITSVIGPNGAGKTTLFNLITGRLPLDAGRILFKERPITGLTPDAIARLGLARSFQITNVFPALSVRENVRLAAQAHEPGALSPWRPAERLAGAADRAEAALAQVGLSALRDRLAQTLSHGDQRHLEIAMTLATGPELLLLDEPTSGMSAVETGRTMTLIGEIARRVTVLIIEHDMDLVMGLSHRVAVMAFGRKIAEGTPAEVARDPEVRRVYLGDL comes from the coding sequence GTGGCTCTGCTGAGACTCAGCGGGCTCCGTAAGGCCTTCGGGAGCCTCCAGGTCATCGAGGACCTCGAGCTCACCGTCGAGGCGGGGCGCATCACCTCGGTGATCGGGCCCAACGGCGCCGGCAAGACGACCCTGTTCAACCTGATCACGGGCCGGCTCCCCCTGGACGCCGGACGCATCCTCTTCAAGGAGCGGCCCATCACGGGGCTGACCCCCGACGCCATCGCGCGGCTGGGCCTGGCGCGCTCGTTCCAGATCACGAATGTCTTCCCCGCGCTCAGCGTGCGGGAGAACGTGCGGCTCGCCGCCCAGGCCCACGAGCCCGGCGCCCTCTCCCCCTGGCGCCCCGCCGAGCGTCTCGCCGGGGCGGCCGACCGGGCCGAGGCCGCGCTGGCCCAGGTGGGGCTCAGCGCGCTGCGAGACCGGCTCGCGCAGACGCTCTCCCACGGCGACCAGCGCCACCTGGAGATCGCGATGACGCTGGCGACGGGGCCCGAGCTGCTGCTGCTCGACGAGCCCACCTCCGGCATGTCGGCCGTGGAGACGGGCCGCACCATGACGCTCATCGGGGAGATCGCGCGGCGGGTCACGGTGCTCATCATCGAGCACGACATGGACCTCGTCATGGGTCTCTCCCACCGGGTGGCCGTCATGGCCTTCGGCCGGAAGATCGCGGAGGGCACCCCGGCCGAGGTGGCCCGCGACCCCGAGGTGCGCCGCGTGTACCTGGGGGATCTCTGA
- a CDS encoding RidA family protein, translating into MATIERYCAKDVFDPPAYSQAVKVTGAQTILFLSGQVAYDAQGQPAHRGDFAAQARAVFQAIRSQVEAGGGTLGSVVKLNTYLTDMRHRAELQPVRTEFFGPKTPASTLVAVAALAHPDWLIEVEAIAVV; encoded by the coding sequence ATGGCCACCATCGAGCGGTACTGCGCCAAGGACGTCTTCGACCCGCCCGCGTACTCGCAGGCCGTGAAGGTCACCGGCGCTCAGACCATCCTCTTCCTCTCGGGCCAGGTGGCCTATGACGCCCAGGGCCAGCCGGCCCACCGCGGCGACTTCGCCGCCCAGGCGCGGGCGGTGTTCCAGGCGATCCGGTCGCAGGTGGAGGCGGGCGGGGGCACGCTCGGCAGCGTCGTCAAGCTCAACACCTATCTCACGGACATGCGTCATCGGGCGGAGCTTCAGCCGGTGCGCACGGAGTTCTTCGGCCCGAAGACGCCGGCCTCCACGCTGGTCGCGGTGGCGGCCCTGGCGCACCCCGACTGGCTCATCGAGGTCGAGGCCATCGCGGTGGTCTGA
- a CDS encoding PilZ domain-containing protein gives MSVGYVYPFRCEVCQHRFKALRWGERYVRAQPDRRRHERLPVDFWTTLFWKDGERQGRVRDLSEAGATLEADLPVAPGESLELTLQPNDSEPPITVEVAVVRSVQSGRLGLQFIRVKGGDDERLGKFLRERGGRRWTR, from the coding sequence ATGAGCGTGGGCTACGTCTACCCGTTCCGCTGCGAGGTCTGCCAGCACCGCTTCAAGGCCCTCCGGTGGGGCGAGCGCTATGTCCGGGCGCAGCCCGACCGCCGCCGGCACGAGCGCCTGCCGGTGGACTTCTGGACCACGCTCTTCTGGAAGGACGGCGAGCGGCAGGGGCGCGTACGGGACCTCTCCGAGGCCGGGGCGACCCTCGAGGCGGACCTGCCCGTCGCCCCGGGCGAGTCCCTCGAGCTGACGCTACAGCCCAACGACTCCGAGCCCCCCATCACGGTGGAGGTGGCCGTGGTCCGCTCCGTGCAGTCGGGCCGGCTGGGCCTGCAGTTCATCCGCGTCAAAGGCGGCGACGATGAGCGGCTCGGGAAGTTCCTGCGCGAGCGAGGAGGACGCCGATGGACCCGCTGA
- a CDS encoding branched-chain amino acid ABC transporter permease: MASPEVLLTNFLYGLTIASALILISSGLSLIFGVVGVVNFSHGSFCMLGAYVGYSLVMVTGSFWAALAVAPLVVTAGAMLMERFTLRPLYGLNPLYQLFLTFALSLVFSNLVLMLWGGDTVSISTPPYLRGFVSILGIAYPTFRLFVLVFSVCLAAALWLFIERSVWGAVLRAGLHNMEMVEAFGINTRALVSGVFAVGAGLAAVAGVVMGAMRNVNPEMDLDLITSALIVVVIGGLGSFRGAVIGSLILGTAESFGAQLLPGLAKFIVWIVMAAILLWRPEGLVRDA, from the coding sequence GTGGCCTCCCCCGAGGTCCTCCTCACCAACTTCCTCTACGGCCTCACGATCGCCTCGGCGCTGATCCTCATCTCGTCGGGGCTGTCGCTCATCTTCGGGGTCGTCGGCGTCGTCAACTTCTCCCACGGCTCCTTCTGCATGCTGGGGGCCTACGTCGGCTACTCGCTGGTGATGGTCACCGGCTCCTTCTGGGCCGCCCTCGCGGTGGCGCCGCTCGTGGTGACGGCCGGCGCGATGCTGATGGAGCGCTTCACGCTGCGCCCCCTCTACGGGCTCAATCCCCTCTACCAGCTCTTCCTCACCTTCGCGCTGAGCCTCGTCTTCTCCAACCTCGTGCTCATGCTCTGGGGCGGGGACACGGTGTCCATCTCGACGCCCCCCTACCTGCGTGGGTTCGTCTCGATCCTCGGCATCGCCTACCCGACCTTCCGCCTCTTCGTGCTCGTCTTCAGCGTCTGTCTGGCCGCGGCGCTCTGGCTCTTCATCGAGCGCTCCGTCTGGGGGGCCGTGCTCCGGGCGGGGCTGCACAACATGGAGATGGTCGAGGCCTTCGGCATCAACACGCGCGCGCTGGTCAGCGGCGTCTTCGCCGTGGGCGCGGGGCTCGCCGCCGTAGCGGGCGTCGTCATGGGCGCCATGCGCAACGTGAACCCCGAGATGGATCTCGATCTCATCACGAGCGCCCTCATCGTCGTGGTCATCGGCGGGCTCGGCAGCTTCCGCGGCGCCGTCATCGGCTCGCTGATCCTCGGCACGGCGGAGTCCTTCGGCGCCCAGCTCCTGCCGGGTCTCGCCAAGTTCATCGTCTGGATCGTCATGGCCGCGATCCTTCTCTGGCGCCCGGAGGGGCTCGTGAGGGACGCGTGA
- a CDS encoding LysR family transcriptional regulator, translating to MEIGQIEAFLAVGTYGGFRRAAEALNISQPAVSARIKALEDSLRVALFERGRGGLALSAAGRAFKPHAEQLLRAAALARQAVHDLRQGSAGTLQIAAALSICTYLLPDVLHRFQAGHPAVMITVRSGHSKEVLEMVLRGEAELGVARSLHHPGVETVSLREDPLTLVGRAASWPPRSRRAALEEIADRPLIFFDRGSSDWTLSHGLFRRAGLVPNVVLEVETIETAKRMVDRGMGLAFLPLLAVAQEIRQRRLVSIEISDAEPIARSLDVIHPRQRPLGPEALALLTTLREAVTDLTKPAARPQTPARVRPR from the coding sequence GTGGAGATCGGGCAGATCGAGGCGTTCCTGGCGGTGGGGACCTACGGCGGCTTCCGCCGGGCGGCCGAGGCGCTCAACATCAGCCAGCCTGCCGTGAGCGCGCGCATCAAGGCCCTCGAGGACTCCCTGCGCGTGGCACTCTTCGAGCGCGGCCGCGGCGGGCTGGCCCTGTCCGCCGCGGGCCGTGCCTTCAAGCCCCACGCAGAGCAGCTCCTGCGCGCGGCCGCGCTGGCGCGCCAGGCCGTCCACGACCTCCGCCAGGGCAGCGCCGGCACGCTCCAGATCGCCGCTGCGCTCTCCATCTGCACCTACCTCCTCCCCGACGTCCTCCACCGCTTCCAGGCCGGGCATCCCGCCGTGATGATCACCGTGCGCTCCGGGCACTCGAAGGAGGTGCTGGAGATGGTGCTCCGGGGAGAGGCGGAGCTGGGCGTCGCCCGCTCCCTCCATCATCCGGGGGTGGAGACCGTGAGCCTCCGGGAGGATCCGCTCACCCTGGTGGGGCGCGCCGCCTCCTGGCCGCCGCGGTCACGGCGGGCCGCGCTCGAGGAGATCGCTGACCGTCCGCTCATCTTCTTCGACCGCGGCTCCAGCGACTGGACGCTGAGCCACGGGCTCTTCCGCCGTGCGGGCCTCGTCCCCAACGTGGTGCTCGAGGTGGAGACCATCGAGACGGCAAAGCGGATGGTGGACCGGGGGATGGGGCTCGCCTTCCTCCCGCTCCTGGCGGTGGCGCAGGAGATCCGTCAGCGGCGCCTGGTGTCCATCGAGATCTCGGACGCAGAGCCCATCGCCCGGAGCCTGGATGTGATCCACCCCCGCCAGCGGCCGCTGGGCCCGGAGGCGCTGGCGCTGCTCACCACGCTGCGCGAGGCCGTCACCGACTTGACGAAGCCCGCCGCGCGGCCCCAGACGCCCGCCCGGGTGCGGCCGCGGTAG
- a CDS encoding isocitrate lyase/PEP mutase family protein, with product MESKGKVFRELLQDEPYLFTGGIYSPLDAQIAERAGMKSIYLSGYSVAMMNGWPDMGLLTMTEVAKTASMVASAVEVPIIADADDGYGNALSTMRTVAEFVKTGVAGIHLEDQRFPKRCGHIAGKTILGREEALGKYRAALDERNRLDRDFVIIARTDAFGAVGGSMEEAIWRGRAYADAGVDSVWCELSSSDRGPAIEFARAMRKTHPQLPLSFNYSSSFRWHRDPDPLTFRELGELGYKFIFITLYGAHAAMYSVWNHMHELVKNEEQAQWTLERLKAGHPTESHHVMSRVALFQEYEHKYIPGTEERLKASDGFAEGHR from the coding sequence ATGGAGAGCAAGGGGAAGGTCTTCCGGGAGCTGCTGCAGGACGAGCCGTATCTGTTCACGGGCGGCATCTACTCACCGCTGGACGCCCAGATCGCCGAGCGCGCGGGGATGAAGTCCATCTATCTCAGCGGCTACTCGGTGGCCATGATGAACGGCTGGCCCGACATGGGCCTGCTCACCATGACCGAGGTGGCCAAGACCGCCTCCATGGTGGCCTCGGCCGTGGAGGTGCCCATCATCGCCGACGCCGATGACGGCTACGGCAACGCGCTCAGCACCATGCGCACCGTCGCCGAGTTCGTCAAGACCGGCGTCGCCGGCATCCACCTCGAGGACCAGCGCTTCCCCAAGCGCTGCGGTCACATCGCCGGCAAGACCATCCTCGGCCGCGAGGAGGCCCTCGGCAAGTACAGGGCCGCCCTCGACGAGCGCAACCGGCTGGACCGCGACTTCGTCATCATCGCCCGCACCGACGCCTTCGGCGCCGTCGGCGGCAGCATGGAGGAGGCCATCTGGCGCGGCCGGGCCTACGCCGATGCCGGCGTGGACTCGGTGTGGTGCGAGCTGTCCAGCTCCGACCGGGGCCCTGCCATCGAGTTCGCCCGCGCGATGCGGAAGACCCACCCACAGCTCCCGCTGTCCTTCAACTACTCCTCTTCCTTCCGCTGGCACCGGGACCCCGACCCGCTGACCTTCCGGGAGCTGGGGGAGCTCGGCTACAAGTTCATCTTCATCACGCTCTACGGCGCTCACGCCGCCATGTACTCGGTGTGGAACCACATGCACGAGCTGGTCAAGAACGAGGAGCAGGCCCAGTGGACGCTGGAGCGCCTCAAGGCCGGCCATCCCACGGAGAGCCACCACGTCATGTCCCGCGTCGCGCTCTTCCAGGAGTACGAGCACAAGTACATCCCCGGCACCGAGGAGCGCCTCAAGGCCTCCGACGGCTTCGCCGAAGGGCACCGCTAG